DNA from Zonotrichia leucophrys gambelii isolate GWCS_2022_RI chromosome 5, RI_Zleu_2.0, whole genome shotgun sequence:
TCTGCAAGACCACATTTGAAGACTTTGTATATTTAAACTCTATGGCGACATTTAGGCTCCTGTCCTTCTGCAGCTTCTGAAACTTCCACCCACTTGGGTTGTTTGTATGAACAGCCACTGTCTCCAGGCGATGGGGATGGATTATAATCTTTGTTCGTGTATGTGGAGTGACTGACGCAGATGTTTGTACAATGGGTGCTTTATAAAGTGACAAAATACTTTCAAACTAAGTGGGCAGCATTGCCTGCTTGAAGGATGCCTTCCAAAGGCCCATCAATCCTCCCCTTCAGGAGCCTGGGGCACGAAAACACCGATCCTCACACGAGAGGGCACAGTGGAGcctgaaaatccaaaccaaGGTGCATCGCGGGGCTCTGAGCCCTCGAACCCGGAGCTGCTCCAGACAGCACCTTTCCCATTATCGACCTCGTGTTCTTCGGTGCCACCACTGGAGTGACCACaagcagccctggcctggctgtcGTGTCCGTGGCCCGATGCGGATGACAGAGGGATGAGGGGCACCCAGGCTGCCCTCAGCGCAGCCGCCATCACACGGCAAACCCCGAGCGGTGCCTCCAGCGCCTCGGCAGAGAGGGGGCACCGCGGCTGCGGGAGGGCTGCGGGAAGGGGTCGGTCACAGCAGGCGGATCTGCCCCGAGCAGCGCTCCCGCTGCCGTCCGATGCCGCCTCAGCGCGCTCCCCGCCACCGCCACCACACCGTTCCCGCCGCGCCGCCATTGGCTGCCGGGGCGCCATTGCCGGCGGGCGGGACAATGGGTGGGCCGAGGCCGCCGCGCCACGTGAGGCCGCGGGCGCGAAGCGAGGGCGCGCAGGGCCCCGATCCCGGTCACCGCCCCCCGCGTCCGCGCCGTGAGCTCGGCACTCACCCTCGGGGCGATTCGGCGGCGGCCCGCGCCCCCCTCGGCAGGTacgggcgggcccggggcggcggcggggccgggccgggggcgcctCAGGGTGCAGCGGCCTCACGGCGCCCGCTGTGGCGCCCCCTGGCGGACGCGCGGAGgtcggggcggcggggccggggcggacACCGGGACAGTGCGGGAACAgtgcggggacagcgcgggcACAGGGCATGGGCACACGGGGCTCTGCAAACATCGGCCCCgccacatcccagccccaaaccatTGTGACAGCCCAAAGAGGGCAGGCAGGCGCTGGTCCCCGCGTCCCCAGCACGGcgctgtgtgtccctgcaggacGGCCATGGGGTCTCCCACAGCCTCCCCGCAGCTGCTGTACCGCAGCACCCGCCTGCTGCGCACCGCCTTCCAGCacctccaccagcagcagcagcgagccGACGTCTTCTGCGATGTGGTCCTGTGGGCTGAAGGTGAGCGGGCAGCACCGCCGAGGGACCTGCGGGCAGGGTCTCTGCAACCCCCCTAGGAAACACTGGCGTgagcaggaagggctgcagggcagtAACAGCCACTGTTGCTTTGCAGGCGAGGCAGTGGTGGCCCACTGCAGTGTCCTCTCCGTCTGCAGCCCCTTCTTCATGGAGCAACTGGGCCGGGAGCTGCCCCCCCAGGGTTgcagggtggtgctggagctggcGGGGCTGAAGATCGGGGTGCTGCGCAAGCTGGTGCGCTTCTTCTACACTGCCGAGCTGGAGGTCACGCAGGAGGAGGTGCACGAGGTGCTGGCGGCCGCCCGCCGCCTCCGTGTCACCGAGCTCGagtcactgcagctctggggaggacGCCTGGTGAGGCTGGGACCCCAGCGGCAGCTCGACCGCTCCTGCCTGCACTCCACTCAGGAAGTCTCCCCCGTGGTGGCACCTagcacagctgagcctggcagtgccagctctggggtgtcccCCCAGAAGCAGCCACAGTCTGTGGGGccctcacagcccagccccatcgGGCGGATGAGGCTGCGGAAGGTGGAGcgctgggggtgctgggaggtGGTGCGGGAGGCGCAGCCCCACCCTGTGCctcccccagtgctggcaggggaTGTAGGGGGGACAGAAGCACAGCCCCCCCAGGATGAGGATGCACGGGAGCATCCGAGCAAGTGCTCCCCACCCTGGCAGCCCCCCAGTGCAAACGGGACACAGCAGCGTGGGGactcccctgtgtccccacagggctgccagcaggcagcacccccagggaccccaggaAGTGACaccaaggaggaggaggaggaggtggatgtggggacaggggagctCTTCCTGCCCCCTGGCACAGTctgcctctggcccagcccCTCATCTGAGTCAGAAGAGGAGGTGGATGTCCTCACCTAGGGGAGGTGGCACTGCCTCTCCCCCACCAGTGCCTGCACCTCTTGAGCTGTATGTCCTTGAAATAAAGTGCTAGAGCTATGCTTTGGAGTACTGAACTTTATTGAAGACTGGGGGGACAACGGGGTGTGGAGGGAGCCGGGGGTctggcagtggcagagctgcagcatcagGGACGGGACTGGGGCTGGCAGGTGCCCCCCACTTGGTCTCGCCTCTTCATGGATGCTCATGCCGCCTGCACTGGTCCTGGCTCGGCTGTGGAGAGAAGGAAGTTGGTACCTGTTGTCCCATCCCATgccaatcccaatcccatccctgctcacctggcCATTGTCTCTACGCAATGTTGCTCTTCAGAGCTTCCACCACGGTCTCTGGCTGGGGAAACTTCAGCTTGCGGGGGGGGCCCTTCCCAATACCGCTCCACAGCTCCACGGCTGCAGAGACAAAGGAGATTTATGGGATCAGGGGTGCCGGGGagcccccgccgcccccagcccagcacttaCTGCTGCCGTCCTCCTTCACCAGGGACACCTCGAAGCTGTTCCTGCGCGGCGGCCGGGGGTTGATGTCCACGGGCAGCTGGGCCATGGCCCCGCGCAGGGCCGCGCTCACCGCCGCCGCGTTGCGCCCGAACACGCGTCAGCTCTTGCTGCGGGGACACGGCGCTCAGCGACCCGGGGGCACCCCAGGGCCCCGCACCACCCTCGGCACCGCGGCCGCTCACCAGTGCTCGATCACCACACGGGGGCCGGTATTCCCGGGGCTGCCCTCATCTTGGGCCTCGGCCCGCGCCCGCTTCTGCGGGGCTCCCGCCGTCTCCGGTGCCTCGGCCGCCGCCGGCTGCCGGGCTCCGCGCTTCCTCCCGCGGGGAGCCATCCTGGGAGAGCCGAGGCGGTGGAGCCTACGCCGGAGCAGAAAGGGGGCTCCAGGAACGCCGCTCTGGGGTGGGAAGAGATCTCATGTACCCCGCTGTCAGGGGAGTGAAAGCTGGGTCcctgtggggacactgctgtgggaGAGGGCCAGTCCCCGGCGGTGCGCCACTGGGGGCAATGGGGGATCCTGCTGGGGAGGGCGGGAAGCCGCTCCGCAGGGATGGCGGGGCAGTGTGCGGCTGGGGAGAGTGGGGAAGCGGGGCCCCGGGGAAGGGGGGGGACAGACGCCGGGCCCCGGGGAAGGGATGGTGGGGGGACGGGGGACAGACGCGGGTCTGGGGCGGCCGCGCCACCTCCTACCTGCCGCTGGCACGTGCCGGGAGCGCGCGCCGCCGGGGGAGGCGGGGCCGGAAGGGGCGGGGCTGAGAAGGGCCCCAGAGCCCCCGGTGGGCTCCGGTTCCGCCCGCGCCGCCCCAGCCAATCAGAGCGCGCGGGCTCCGCAGGGCCCCGCCCCCATACGCGGCCCGGGACCGGCgacacggacacggacacgggACACAGGCACGGCACGGACCGTTTATTGTCAGCGATGGATGAGAGCGAGCGTTAACCGAGGCGGGGCCCCTCCTACCGCCCTGCCCGCACGGGGCCGGGGGGCACCGCTGCTTTCCCGGGGCTCAGCCGGGACAAGTTCCCTCGGAGAGCGGctccgggcagggctgggcaggcccGCGGGGCCGCTGCCACCAGGCTGATGGTGACACAGTGATGGGCGACAGTACAGGGCAGCTTCTACTTGTCCTTCTTGCTCTCCTGAGGCGCAGCCGCCGGCACGGCTGGGGGCTCCTCAGGGCCCTCCTCCCGCggcttctgctgcttcttggcCTTCTGGTAGAGCTCGTTGAGGTTGAACTCCCGGATCACATTCTCCTGTGGCCAAGAGGTAGCATCAGCACCCCTGGGACCTCCCCCTTCTTCCCGGGCACAGGCCGCgcaggggagcagagggctggAGGGTCCCACGCACCTCAGAGAAGGTCCAGGACACAGCCCGGCCCTTCTTGTCGATCTGCGGCCGCCGCATGATCTCTGTCCCGCCCTGGAAGAGGATGAGGGTGGGCAGCTGCTTGGTGAGAGGCGAGGTGCTGACCTTGTACCTGTGTGAGGACAAGCCCACAGTGACCCTCAGGCAgcctgagggggctgggggggtcaCAGGGACTGCCCCAGATCGAGGCCCTGCTTGCCCAGGCTGCACTCCCCACACCTGGTGCTGACGTCCGTGTACCGGCCAACATCCACCTTCCCAAACTGGAGTCCTGAGCAGTTGTACCtgggcaggatggggacacGTGAGGGACGCAGGGGACCACAGGCCCTGTTACCCACCAAGATTCCAGGGGGTGCCACTCACTTGAGAGAGAGGTCAGCGAAGATGGGGGCAAAGGACTGGCACTCACTGGACCAGTTGGCAAAGAACTCAACGATCCACGTCACCCgcttgtccttctccagctcctcctgccacagGGGCATGGGCTTAGGGGGGGTgggcagagccccccaaaagccccagggctggggagataCTCACATCTATGGTCTTGTCACTGAAGTACTTGATGTACTCAGGGCCCATGTAAAGGGGTGGCTTGCAGGTCATCAGGAACACTGGAATGACAGCAGTCATTCCTGAGCCCCCCAGTGCCAGGAGGGCCTGGCTGGGCCTGGGacagagctcctccagcccagagcagtgagGGGGAGCCAGGACAAGGCAGGAAGATGTGCAGGCTCACCTATGCAGAGCGTGAGGTAGAGCAGCCCCATGCGGATGTCGAGGCGGAAGAACAGGATGGCGTTGGCCACTTTGCTGAACATGAAGATGTTCCCGATGTGCTGCTCCACAGTGACTGTGATGTGGAGACAGGAATAAGGGATGGGGCCAGATGCCCCCAGAAGGTTGGGGGTAACTTCAGGGAGGGCTGGATCTTGTCCTCCAGACACCCCCCCCACTCAGCTCCTTGGAGGAGACCCCAtaagcagccccagccccccaagTCCCCTGACTCACTAGAGCGCCGGTTCTTCATCATGACAATGGCGCTGAGGAACATGAGGATCTCCACCTCCCTCTGGCACAGAGAAGGGACAGCATGAGCTGGAAGCGCCCAGGACACCTTGGAGCCATGCCTGGCCTGGCATCACACAGGGAACTGTGGCCATGCCAGGCGCTACTGGCCCCAAggccctgccagagccctgagcccccATCCCTCCCGGGGGAGAACAGCGAGCAGACGGGGCTGCCCTGCGGCAATGGGATCGACCAGTGCCTGGAGGCTCTCGGCTGTAGTGGAACACCGCAGAGCAACACCAGGGGCTACCGggcatctcctccctcagccaGGCCGGAatgctgtgagagcaggagaggagccaaGACAGGGGTGAGGGTGTAGGGACAGGtccagggagagcccagggatGCGGGGACAGGCCCGAGGACAGGCCGCGCCGCCTCACCCAGTCAAAGTCACACGGGTTACCATCCTCCCGCTGCGAGGGCAGCCCACGGCAGAGCGGCGGGACCTTGCGCACGAGCAGGAAAGCGGCGGCGAGCAGCGCGGAGAGCGGGTAGTAGGGCTGGGCGAGCCATcggcagagcccaggcagcccccacagcagcgccagcagcggCGCCACCACCGCCATCTTCCCTCCGCCCCACTCActgccgggggcggggcctcccGCGCCGACCAATGGCGAGCTGCGAAGCAGCCACTCCTGTGCGGCGCAGACCAATGAGAGGAGATATAGAAGCGGCCAATCAGAAGGCTGGGACGAGTCTCCCATAGCAACGGGAGGCAGGCCGGTGTAGGGGCGGTGCTCGGTCAATGGCggggcggggctgccccgcgcGGGGCACGCCGGGAATATGGAGAACTTCTCGGCGCTGTTCGGCGCGGCggagccgccgcccgccgccgccgccgcgctcggATTCGGGCCCGCCAAGGCTCCCGGCGCTGGAGCCGCACCGCCGCCCGCTGCCTCAgccgcggcgccgccgccgggcgAGGACGCGGCCCGCAAGGCCGCCGCCGGCCCCTTCTACCTGCTGCGGGAGCTGCCAGGTGCGGGCgggccgcggggcggggcgtGTGCCGCGCTCGGCCAATCAGCGCGGAGAATCGCGGCCTTGGAGGGAACTGACAGCGCCAGGAGCCAATGAGGCTGCGGGGGCGGAGTCACGCAACGCGCGGTCCGGTGGGGAAGTGGGCGGCGAGGGGGTCCCCGGGGCCGGGATCCCGATGCTCGGGGGGTGCAGGGGGTCCCGGAGCCCAGGTTCGGCCGGGGAGAGGGGCCTGGGGTGTCGTCGGGGCGTTTCCCCCTTCCCAACTCTTCCCGCGGCCGCACAGGCACGACGGAGCTGACGGGCAGCACCAACCTGATCACACACTATAACCTGGAGCACGCCTACAACAAGTTCTGCGGGAAGAAGGTGAAGGAGAAGCTCAGCAACTTCCTCCCCGACCTGCCCGGCATGATCGACCTGCCCGGCTCCCACGACAGCAGCAGCCTGCGCTCGCTCATCGAGAAGCCGCCCATCTGTGGCAGCTCCTTCACCCCGCTCACGGGGGCCATGCTGACTGGCTTCCGCCTGCACGCCGGCCCGGTGAGCCCCGGGGCCTGGAGCCGGGGGGGTGGGAGGCACCCGGGGGGGTGGGAGGCACCCGGTGTGGCCTGACCAGCCCCTTTTCTCCACAGCTGCCCGAGCAGTGCCGGCTGATGCACATCCAGCCGCCTAAGAAGAAGAACAAGCACAAGCACAAACAGAGCCGCACGCAGGACCCCGTCCCCCCAGGTaaggctgccacagctgcccccCTGCTCCCCTTCAGCACTGGCAGAGCATCGGCTCATCCGGCGCTTCTGCTTCTCCAGAAACCCCCTCGGACTCTGaccacaagaagaaaaagaagaaaaaagaggaggatCCAGAgcggaagaggaagaagaaagagaagaagaaaaagaaggtgaGTGGCAAGGCTGGGGTGCGGTGCCCAGCCCCTGGACCTCCGAGGGGCTCTGTGAATGGCCATCCCCAAGGGGCTGCTggccagcagctctcacaggcTCTGTCTGTCCTTCCTCCGCAGAAccggcacagcccagagcacccgGGGGTGGGCAgctcccaggccagcagcagcttaCGGTGAGGCCACGCCGGCGTCGCCCTGGGGATCCCCTGGCTCatgggaacagccccagctgaccccagggacactggggctggccTGTCCCCCCTGGCTAAGAGGACACCCCTGCAGCCCGCCAGGACCAGGGGCACGGACTCTGTGGGTGCTGACCTCGGACTTTTGTACCTGAAGAACCTGGAGCATCAAAGCCTCTTTTTTAGTCACCTTTCGAAGTCTGCTCTGAGGAGGGGCTGGTGGCCGTGGCTGCTGTGACCCTCGGGTGCCACGGTGGAGCCCAAACCAAAGTGTCCCCGGAGCGTGCAGGGTGCCCTCCTTTGGATCCCAAGCCTCACCAGCACCCACGACACCTCCCCTGGAGCCTCTTTTCCCATGCCTGGAAAATCCTTACCTTCTGTGGCAGCAGAGTTTGCCTCAAGTCAGAGCCTCCCCAAAAGTGAGCCAGGCTCAGCTCTTACCAGacccccttctctctccctcgGGATGGGGGGGGAAGGCCAAGACCCTGAGGATCaggagccctggaggggctgctccatccctggacaCCAAACAAAGCACACGCACGGCCCCGGGGTGGCTCATTAAATATCCTTTTAttccttgtttttaaaatggctgataataataaaaaaccctgGCGTGGCTGTGCGGGGCCACGGGAGCTATTGCCGTAGAGAAAGAGTCCGGTAGTGCCGgcagggctttggggacagggagcacagggctccTTGGCTGCGTTTTTTTGGCATGTGATGAGAAAATATTGCTTTCTGGGGATGCACCTGCCTCTCCCCCGAGCGAGCGGAAATAAAAACACCCCTGCGACAGCGAGAAACCTCCTCGGAATcattaacagaaataaaaaaaggcaacGAAACCAACAACCCCCCGATCACAGCCCCTGGGCAAAGAGAACAAAGAGCAAAAACTGCGCGTGGGGGACGCCGGGCCTTTGTGCCAGCTCgggctgggggtgtgggggtgcTGCCCCCACCCTGGGCCCCCCAAgggggctggaggctgcagacaCCACGGATCAGGGAGGGGAGTGTCCAAGGGTGGGTGCCTGGCACCCCCTGGCCCCCTCAGGGAGGGAACAGTGACACCCAGCACCTACCACAGCTCCTTCCATGGGTGCAGGAGGCAGCCCCACGTCCCtcctttggggacagggacaaggtgGGAGGGGCCCAGGCCCTGAGCAGGGTagtttcttcctctctctgggTAAGATATataatttctgcttcttttttttttttaatatttatatttatatatatagatatttatatatacacacacctgGTAACTcggaaagagaaaaaaaatagaatccgtaacaataataataaaaaaaagtattctggTTTAAAAACAATCCGTTCCTACCACGCCAGGCGAGCGGGTGATTGCACAAGGCCCACAAGTGGCTGGCGCAGCCGAGGCGGTGCCGGGGCTGCGGCCCCCCCATCCCCCGAGCCCTCCCCGAGCCCCCGCGGGTGTGTGCGGCCCCCGTGGcccggggggcaccgggaggaGCAGGGGGGACCCGCCCGGCTCTCCGGGAGTCCACAAGCGTCTGGGCACGGCGGGTCCCTGGGGCcgctggggagcaggggaggggcGGCGGCTCTGCCCCTCATACCGAGATCTCGTAGGTGGTGCCCCCCACGCCCGAGACCTTCTTGACACCGCCGCGGGTGGGGCTGCTGAGGGGCACCGGCCCCGAGCCCGG
Protein-coding regions in this window:
- the BTBD18 gene encoding BTB/POZ domain-containing protein 18, whose protein sequence is MGGPRPPRHVRPRARSEGAQGPDPGHRPPRPRRELGTHPRGDSAAARAPLGRTAMGSPTASPQLLYRSTRLLRTAFQHLHQQQQRADVFCDVVLWAEGEAVVAHCSVLSVCSPFFMEQLGRELPPQGCRVVLELAGLKIGVLRKLVRFFYTAELEVTQEEVHEVLAAARRLRVTELESLQLWGGRLVRLGPQRQLDRSCLHSTQEVSPVVAPSTAEPGSASSGVSPQKQPQSVGPSQPSPIGRMRLRKVERWGCWEVVREAQPHPVPPPVLAGDVGGTEAQPPQDEDAREHPSKCSPPWQPPSANGTQQRGDSPVSPQGCQQAAPPGTPGSDTKEEEEEVDVGTGELFLPPGTVCLWPSPSSESEEEVDVLT
- the SELENOH gene encoding selenoprotein H, with the protein product MAPRGRKRGARQPAAAEAPETAGAPQKRARAEAQDEGSPGNTGPRVVIEHCKSURVFGRNAAAVSAALRGAMAQLPVDINPRPPRRNSFEVSLVKEDGSTVELWSGIGKGPPRKLKFPQPETVVEALKSNIA
- the TMX2 gene encoding thioredoxin-related transmembrane protein 2 codes for the protein MAVVAPLLALLWGLPGLCRWLAQPYYPLSALLAAAFLLVRKVPPLCRGLPSQREDGNPCDFDWREVEILMFLSAIVMMKNRRSITVEQHIGNIFMFSKVANAILFFRLDIRMGLLYLTLCIVFLMTCKPPLYMGPEYIKYFSDKTIDEELEKDKRVTWIVEFFANWSSECQSFAPIFADLSLKYNCSGLQFGKVDVGRYTDVSTRYKVSTSPLTKQLPTLILFQGGTEIMRRPQIDKKGRAVSWTFSEENVIREFNLNELYQKAKKQQKPREEGPEEPPAVPAAAPQESKKDK
- the MED19 gene encoding mediator of RNA polymerase II transcription subunit 19 encodes the protein MENFSALFGAAEPPPAAAAALGFGPAKAPGAGAAPPPAASAAAPPPGEDAARKAAAGPFYLLRELPGTTELTGSTNLITHYNLEHAYNKFCGKKVKEKLSNFLPDLPGMIDLPGSHDSSSLRSLIEKPPICGSSFTPLTGAMLTGFRLHAGPLPEQCRLMHIQPPKKKNKHKHKQSRTQDPVPPETPSDSDHKKKKKKKEEDPERKRKKKEKKKKKNRHSPEHPGVGSSQASSSLR